A stretch of Sebastes fasciatus isolate fSebFas1 chromosome 19, fSebFas1.pri, whole genome shotgun sequence DNA encodes these proteins:
- the cdk2ap1 gene encoding cyclin-dependent kinase 2-associated protein 1 isoform X2: MDAPPQTKTVGSLQSPSAANLATLQSYRPLLSDFGPPSLGFSQGSTGSQVPQNKYAELLAIIEELGKEIRPTYAGSKSAMERLKRGIIHARGLVRECLAETERNARS, translated from the exons ATGGATGCGCCTCCACAGACAAAGACAG TTGGAAGCCTCCAGTCTCCCTCGGCGGCTAACCTGGCCACGTTGCAGTCCTACAGGCCGCTTCTGAGCGACTTTGGACCTCCATCTCTGGGATTCTCACAG GGCTCCACCGGCAGCCAAGTGCCTCAGAACAAATATGCAGAGCTGCTGGCCATCATCGAAGAGCTGGGGAAGGAGATCAGGCCCACGTATGCTGGAAGTAAGAGTGCAATGGAGAGACTGAAAAGAG GAATAATCCATGCCAGAGGGTTGGTGCGTGAATGCTTGGCTGAGACGGAGAGGAACGCCAGGTCCTAG
- the cdk2ap1 gene encoding cyclin-dependent kinase 2-associated protein 1 isoform X1: MSLGMSYKPNVHQHIPGTSGNQVGSLQSPSAANLATLQSYRPLLSDFGPPSLGFSQGSTGSQVPQNKYAELLAIIEELGKEIRPTYAGSKSAMERLKRGIIHARGLVRECLAETERNARS; the protein is encoded by the exons ATGTCTCTGGGAATGTCTTATAAACCCAATGTCCATCAGCACATTCCGGGAACTTCTGGGAACCAGG TTGGAAGCCTCCAGTCTCCCTCGGCGGCTAACCTGGCCACGTTGCAGTCCTACAGGCCGCTTCTGAGCGACTTTGGACCTCCATCTCTGGGATTCTCACAG GGCTCCACCGGCAGCCAAGTGCCTCAGAACAAATATGCAGAGCTGCTGGCCATCATCGAAGAGCTGGGGAAGGAGATCAGGCCCACGTATGCTGGAAGTAAGAGTGCAATGGAGAGACTGAAAAGAG GAATAATCCATGCCAGAGGGTTGGTGCGTGAATGCTTGGCTGAGACGGAGAGGAACGCCAGGTCCTAG